The following are encoded in a window of Haloplanus vescus genomic DNA:
- a CDS encoding YccF domain-containing protein — protein MAQRSLLTRALWFVVVGWWATPAVVNAAWFLCATVVGAPIGIKLINLIPTVLTLKEPRSLDAHEDSTGQRSLALRALYFVLVGWWLGWIWANVASFLAITIVGLPLAVPMFDRLPYVTSLYRFDG, from the coding sequence ATGGCACAACGCTCCCTCCTCACGCGCGCCCTCTGGTTCGTCGTCGTCGGCTGGTGGGCCACGCCCGCCGTCGTCAACGCCGCGTGGTTCCTCTGTGCGACCGTCGTCGGCGCCCCCATCGGCATCAAACTCATAAATCTCATCCCCACCGTCCTGACGCTGAAAGAACCCCGCTCGCTTGACGCCCACGAGGATTCGACGGGCCAGCGTTCGCTCGCGCTCCGGGCCCTCTACTTCGTCCTCGTCGGCTGGTGGCTCGGCTGGATATGGGCGAACGTCGCGAGCTTCCTCGCTATTACTATCGTCGGCTTGCCGCTCGCGGTTCCGATGTTCGACCGCCTGCCCTACGTCACGTCGCTGTACCGCTTCGATGGCTGA
- a CDS encoding RNA-binding domain-containing protein yields MIYQIDVRVVAPVRDTEVTDRVVDAVRNLFPNAETEQEPGRIVAEAHSMDDFAERLHEQEILDTARRQFLGSADEDGFSFALKKQAAFEGVVNFAVGNPDELGDIEVQVTVHDPDVETVIDHVAPPTEEGKPIQPDE; encoded by the coding sequence ATGATCTATCAGATCGACGTGCGGGTGGTCGCACCCGTCCGAGATACGGAAGTGACGGACCGAGTGGTAGACGCAGTTCGGAACCTGTTCCCGAACGCGGAGACGGAACAGGAACCGGGGCGAATCGTCGCCGAGGCGCATTCGATGGACGACTTCGCCGAGCGACTGCACGAACAGGAGATTCTCGACACCGCGCGCCGCCAGTTCCTCGGCAGCGCCGACGAGGACGGCTTCTCGTTCGCACTCAAAAAGCAGGCGGCGTTCGAGGGCGTCGTCAACTTCGCGGTGGGCAATCCGGACGAACTCGGCGACATCGAGGTGCAGGTGACCGTCCACGACCCCGACGTGGAGACAGTCATCGACCACGTCGCGCCGCCGACGGAAGAGGGCAAGCCGATTCAGCCCGACGAGTAA
- the hjc gene encoding Holliday junction resolvase Hjc, translating to MSANRKGDRRERELVNELDAAGFAVMRAPASGSATERDLPDVLAGDGEQFYAIEAKSSAGDPIYLTGEEVESLIYFARNFGANARIAVRFDREDWYFFHPGDLHVTDGGNYRVKKETALQDGTDLDGLVGHSTQARLDDT from the coding sequence ATGTCCGCGAACCGCAAGGGCGACCGCCGGGAGCGCGAACTCGTCAACGAACTCGACGCGGCGGGCTTCGCCGTCATGCGCGCGCCCGCGAGCGGAAGCGCGACGGAGCGTGACCTGCCGGACGTCCTCGCCGGCGACGGTGAGCAGTTCTACGCCATCGAGGCGAAATCGAGCGCCGGCGACCCCATCTATCTCACGGGCGAAGAGGTCGAGTCACTCATCTACTTCGCGCGCAACTTCGGCGCCAACGCCCGCATCGCCGTTCGCTTCGACCGCGAGGACTGGTACTTCTTCCACCCCGGCGACCTGCACGTCACCGACGGTGGCAACTACCGCGTGAAAAAGGAGACGGCGCTCCAAGACGGCACGGACCTCGACGGCCTCGTCGGCCACTCGACGCAGGCGCGCCTCGACGACACCTAA
- a CDS encoding DUF7474 family protein — MPTFEYPCPECRTTNSLHDADCRFEGTPWADIEAAYVDVVAVLSGGVTDADALPEAVTEWGPLRQAAVERLRRDGRIDDTNDRLRLLPAEEYREAVSVPTRDPIKTIYERGSVPGCHDNAVFAMIAWYEMVGLSWAETKQNVTEWLRESGTWDRGGFEEASPEALVEKKRHVYEAGYGWKEKATAAKRVIDRSL; from the coding sequence GTGCCGACGTTCGAGTACCCGTGCCCGGAATGCCGGACGACCAACAGCCTCCACGACGCCGACTGCCGATTCGAGGGGACGCCGTGGGCCGACATCGAGGCGGCCTACGTCGACGTGGTGGCCGTACTCTCGGGCGGGGTGACCGACGCCGACGCGCTTCCCGAGGCCGTCACGGAGTGGGGACCGCTCCGGCAGGCCGCAGTCGAACGCCTCCGCCGCGACGGCCGCATCGACGACACCAACGACCGCCTGCGTCTCCTGCCCGCTGAGGAGTACCGCGAGGCGGTGTCGGTGCCCACCCGCGACCCCATCAAGACCATCTACGAGCGCGGGAGCGTCCCCGGCTGTCACGACAACGCCGTCTTCGCCATGATTGCCTGGTACGAGATGGTCGGCCTGTCGTGGGCGGAGACGAAACAGAACGTGACCGAGTGGCTCCGCGAGAGCGGAACGTGGGACCGCGGCGGCTTCGAGGAGGCATCGCCCGAGGCGCTGGTCGAGAAGAAACGCCACGTCTACGAGGCGGGGTACGGCTGGAAGGAGAAGGCGACGGCGGCCAAACGCGTCATCGACCGCAGCCTGTAA
- a CDS encoding type II toxin-antitoxin system RelE family toxin, protein MSYEVLLAEEAREYVAALDEKSTRIVTDNLRNLADDPYPRPDSGAGDKEKLVLEGAELYRLHIGRTHTAFYDVLEADEEVRVIEIMDIDEAHKRYGFD, encoded by the coding sequence ATGAGTTATGAGGTCCTCCTCGCGGAGGAAGCCCGTGAGTACGTCGCCGCGCTAGATGAGAAGAGCACCCGCATCGTGACGGACAACCTTCGGAACTTAGCGGACGATCCGTATCCGAGACCGGATTCGGGAGCCGGTGACAAAGAGAAGCTGGTGCTCGAGGGGGCGGAGCTCTATCGTCTGCATATCGGTCGGACCCACACCGCGTTCTACGACGTTCTCGAAGCGGACGAGGAAGTCCGTGTCATCGAAATCATGGACATCGACGAGGCGCACAAGCGCTACGGATTCGACTGA
- a CDS encoding DUF7472 family protein → MELEEGMVRKIAISVGAVGLFVALVAGIGITFSDGGIGSTGGLALVGTIVVFILVMAGVGIFLAD, encoded by the coding sequence ATGGAACTCGAAGAGGGGATGGTTCGGAAAATCGCCATCTCCGTCGGCGCCGTCGGCCTCTTCGTCGCACTCGTCGCCGGAATCGGCATAACGTTCAGCGACGGTGGGATTGGGTCGACGGGCGGACTGGCGCTGGTCGGCACTATCGTCGTGTTCATCCTCGTGATGGCGGGCGTCGGTATCTTCCTCGCGGACTGA
- a CDS encoding AAA family ATPase, producing MKVLGTVGLPGSGKGEAAAVAREAGVPVVTMGDVIREACRDRGLDPAEHHGSVATALREEEGETAIAERSLPLIESSLEEAETVLVDGLRSPAEIERFEDAFGDGFVLVSIEAPFETRAERLADRGRDDTDLNREALRAREERELGFGMGEVMDRADVTVQNTASLESFRERIRELLEDDL from the coding sequence ATGAAGGTACTCGGAACCGTCGGGCTCCCCGGAAGCGGGAAGGGGGAGGCCGCGGCAGTCGCCCGCGAGGCCGGCGTCCCGGTCGTCACGATGGGCGACGTCATCCGCGAGGCGTGTCGCGACCGGGGGCTCGACCCAGCGGAACACCACGGGTCGGTCGCGACGGCGCTCCGCGAGGAGGAGGGCGAGACGGCCATCGCCGAGCGGTCGCTTCCGCTCATCGAGTCGTCGCTGGAGGAGGCGGAGACAGTGCTCGTCGACGGGTTGCGCTCGCCCGCCGAAATCGAACGCTTCGAGGACGCCTTCGGGGACGGGTTCGTCCTCGTGAGCATCGAGGCGCCGTTCGAGACGCGCGCGGAGCGGTTGGCCGACCGCGGCCGCGACGACACGGACCTCAACCGCGAGGCGTTGCGGGCGCGCGAGGAGCGCGAACTCGGGTTCGGCATGGGCGAGGTGATGGACCGAGCGGACGTGACGGTACAGAACACGGCGTCGCTCGAATCGTTCCGCGAGCGGATTCGCGAGTTGCTGGAGGACGACTTATGA
- a CDS encoding DNA primase, which translates to MRPDPLYARYPFFRAAREAVQRADISPPRLVTQGDPAVERARERVERALMSGTVESETPERWSDRDELLSYPIARILVSLVDMRAAVEKYAEAEADTAHERLQADLNASDDDLQSVSRPRADLDTVLAEFDLADAVTREGDDAHHPWFRVDVAAYLRLVDTDWGDEWRLVNRELAAGEVPVRGEELHRLLREAVRRRVVDGLPFDVRGSAAGDELAAALDDDVTTLRERLADRDRLPSVDVVAPEQFPPCMQAALDGDDLSAHAAFAATAFLVSLGLDADTIAQRWPVLDDDSLDYRVAVLEDKDGSQYPAPSCTTMQTFDACVNPDERCETIDHPLRYYAAAVAEADD; encoded by the coding sequence ATGCGTCCCGACCCGCTCTACGCCCGGTATCCGTTCTTTCGCGCTGCGCGCGAGGCGGTCCAGCGGGCCGATATCTCGCCGCCGCGACTGGTCACGCAGGGTGACCCCGCGGTCGAACGCGCCCGCGAACGCGTCGAACGCGCGCTCATGTCGGGCACCGTCGAGTCGGAGACGCCCGAACGCTGGAGCGACCGCGACGAACTCCTCTCGTATCCCATCGCGCGCATCCTCGTCTCGCTGGTCGATATGCGCGCCGCCGTCGAGAAGTACGCGGAAGCGGAGGCAGACACCGCCCACGAACGCCTCCAGGCCGACCTCAACGCGAGCGACGACGACCTACAGAGCGTCTCGCGCCCGCGGGCCGACCTCGACACCGTCCTCGCGGAGTTCGACCTCGCAGACGCCGTGACCCGCGAGGGCGACGACGCCCACCACCCCTGGTTTCGGGTCGACGTGGCCGCGTATCTCCGCCTCGTCGACACCGACTGGGGCGACGAGTGGCGTCTCGTCAACCGCGAACTGGCCGCCGGCGAGGTGCCCGTTCGTGGCGAGGAACTCCACCGACTGCTCCGCGAAGCGGTCCGCCGCCGGGTCGTCGACGGCCTCCCCTTCGACGTTCGGGGGAGCGCCGCCGGCGACGAACTCGCCGCGGCGTTGGACGACGACGTGACGACGCTCCGGGAGCGACTCGCGGACCGCGACCGCCTCCCCTCCGTCGACGTCGTCGCCCCCGAGCAGTTCCCGCCCTGTATGCAGGCGGCGCTCGACGGTGACGACCTCTCGGCACACGCGGCCTTCGCCGCCACCGCCTTCCTCGTCTCACTCGGCCTCGACGCCGACACCATCGCTCAGCGGTGGCCCGTCCTCGACGACGATTCGCTCGACTACCGAGTGGCGGTGCTCGAAGACAAAGACGGCAGTCAGTATCCGGCGCCCTCGTGTACGACGATGCAGACGTTCGACGCCTGCGTGAACCCCGACGAGCGCTGTGAGACTATCGACCATCCGCTCCGATACTACGCGGCCGCCGTCGCCGAAGCCGACGACTGA
- a CDS encoding adenosylhomocysteinase has product MTRTIAERLDDPEAAQAEGRRKMDWAEAHMPILAELRESFAAEQPLDGERIAMAMHVEAKTAVLVELLAIGGAEVAITGCNPLSTQDDVSAALHAVDGVTSYAAHGVDTEEYYDAIEAVVDVDPTITVDDGADMVTHIHDEHPELIPQLKGGCEETTTGVHRLRSMADDGALDYPMFAVNDTPMKTLFDNVHGTGESAMANIAMTTNLAVAGKTVVVAGYGYCGRGVAKKASGMNADVVVTEVDPRRALEAHMEGHEVLPMNEAAAEGDIFVTTTGNRDVITREDFEQMADGVVLANAGHFDVEINLAELDDLAETRREVRDGVEEYALPDGRRVNVLAEGRLVNLAGPLSMGHPVEVMDQSFGVQAVCVRELAANPDAYDAGVHEVPDRLDREVAEVKLDAEDIDIDTLSDEQREYMDSWDHGT; this is encoded by the coding sequence ATGACCCGCACGATAGCCGAGCGACTCGACGACCCCGAGGCCGCACAGGCCGAGGGCCGCCGGAAGATGGACTGGGCGGAGGCGCACATGCCCATCCTGGCGGAACTTCGCGAGTCGTTCGCGGCGGAACAGCCACTCGACGGCGAGCGAATCGCGATGGCGATGCACGTCGAGGCGAAGACGGCCGTCCTCGTCGAACTCCTCGCCATCGGCGGCGCAGAGGTAGCCATCACCGGCTGTAACCCCCTCTCGACGCAGGACGACGTGAGCGCGGCGCTCCACGCCGTCGACGGCGTCACCTCCTACGCCGCCCACGGCGTCGACACCGAGGAGTATTACGACGCTATCGAGGCCGTCGTCGACGTGGACCCGACCATCACCGTCGACGACGGCGCCGACATGGTGACGCACATCCACGACGAGCATCCGGAGCTGATTCCCCAGCTCAAGGGCGGATGCGAGGAGACGACGACCGGCGTCCACCGCCTGCGGTCGATGGCCGACGACGGCGCGCTCGACTACCCGATGTTCGCCGTCAACGACACGCCGATGAAGACGCTGTTCGACAACGTCCACGGCACCGGCGAGTCCGCGATGGCCAACATCGCGATGACGACGAACCTCGCCGTCGCCGGCAAGACAGTCGTCGTCGCCGGCTACGGCTACTGCGGCCGGGGCGTCGCGAAGAAGGCGTCCGGCATGAACGCCGACGTCGTCGTCACGGAAGTCGACCCCCGGCGCGCGCTCGAAGCCCACATGGAGGGCCACGAAGTGCTACCGATGAACGAGGCGGCCGCCGAGGGCGACATCTTCGTGACGACGACGGGCAACCGCGACGTGATTACGCGCGAGGACTTCGAGCAGATGGCCGACGGCGTCGTCCTCGCGAACGCCGGGCACTTCGACGTGGAAATCAATCTCGCCGAACTCGACGACTTGGCCGAGACGCGCCGAGAGGTGCGCGACGGCGTCGAGGAGTACGCCCTGCCCGACGGCCGGCGCGTGAACGTCCTCGCTGAGGGGCGACTGGTGAACCTCGCCGGCCCGCTGTCGATGGGTCACCCCGTCGAAGTGATGGACCAGAGCTTCGGCGTGCAGGCGGTCTGCGTGCGCGAACTCGCCGCCAACCCCGACGCCTACGACGCCGGCGTCCACGAGGTGCCGGACCGCCTCGACCGCGAGGTGGCGGAGGTGAAACTCGACGCCGAGGACATCGACATCGACACCCTCAGCGACGAACAGCGCGAATACATGGACTCCTGGGACCACGGGACCTGA
- a CDS encoding SWIM zinc finger family protein — MTHPEHTPASLPATRSKTTRPPADTTGRARRARTDPMAVRPLRDGRYAVETDGGTYVVDLDARSCTCPDAQIRDARCKHRRRVALDVTDGLVPPPGQRTAVCAVCGGRTFVPTGDDAPALCARHAIDPGTLVSDRETGDRLVVVAATGDRADSVATDEGRLVADYPSNADYGRHEPVFRAVYLDALRRGGDVTHYAFPASRLRPVTDRDAGPSPTDGIDAAGPTTA; from the coding sequence ATGACGCACCCAGAACACACACCCGCGTCACTGCCGGCTACCCGCTCGAAGACCACCCGCCCGCCCGCGGACACCACGGGTCGCGCCCGCCGCGCCCGCACCGACCCCATGGCGGTCCGTCCGCTTCGCGACGGCCGCTACGCCGTTGAGACGGACGGCGGCACGTACGTCGTCGACCTCGACGCCCGGTCCTGCACCTGCCCCGACGCCCAGATTCGGGACGCCAGATGCAAACACCGCCGACGGGTCGCCCTCGACGTGACCGACGGACTCGTCCCGCCGCCCGGACAGCGGACCGCCGTCTGTGCGGTCTGTGGCGGGCGGACGTTCGTCCCGACGGGCGACGACGCGCCCGCACTCTGTGCGCGCCACGCCATCGACCCCGGGACCCTCGTCAGTGACCGCGAAACCGGCGACCGACTCGTCGTCGTCGCCGCGACCGGTGACCGAGCCGACAGCGTCGCCACCGACGAAGGTCGCCTCGTCGCCGACTACCCCTCGAACGCCGACTACGGGCGTCACGAACCCGTCTTCCGGGCGGTCTATCTCGACGCCCTCCGTCGCGGCGGCGACGTGACTCACTACGCGTTCCCGGCGTCGCGACTCCGTCCCGTGACGGACCGCGACGCTGGCCCCTCACCCACCGACGGCATCGATGCCGCCGGCCCGACGACCGCTTAG
- a CDS encoding DUF5518 domain-containing protein, translated as MVSDSTLNALLGAAVTVVLSFIPFSPVFGGVVAAYLDEADHAEGARLGAISGLIASVPLVLIGLLAFVVFGVFLGVADPGMAFGALGILLLLLVGGGVTLAYTVGLSALGGYLGSYLVDEI; from the coding sequence ATGGTCTCCGATTCCACCCTCAACGCCCTCCTCGGTGCCGCCGTGACCGTCGTGCTCTCGTTCATCCCGTTCTCGCCCGTCTTCGGCGGTGTCGTCGCCGCGTATCTCGACGAGGCCGACCACGCCGAAGGTGCGCGCCTCGGCGCGATTTCGGGGTTGATTGCCTCCGTGCCGCTCGTGCTCATCGGCCTCCTCGCGTTCGTCGTCTTCGGCGTCTTCCTCGGCGTCGCAGACCCGGGGATGGCGTTCGGCGCCCTCGGGATACTCCTCCTCCTCCTCGTCGGCGGCGGGGTTACGCTCGCCTACACCGTCGGACTGAGCGCGCTCGGCGGGTATCTGGGGTCGTATCTGGTGGACGAAATCTGA
- a CDS encoding amidohydrolase, with translation MQTLAIRGGRVLRPDMTVTEADVLVDREGGDIVEIGPDLDGDETLDATDGLVMPGLVNAHTHVAMTLLRGYADDKPLETWLREDIWPVEAALEPADIEAGAELGMVEMIRSGTTAFADMYFEIDRTAAAVDRAGTRAVLGHGAISAGKDDEAARADIEESVAMAAQVDGAADGRVSGAVMPHSLTTVTPELLEFAAERAHEKGVPVHYHANETRDEVDPIVDERDQRPLAWARDLGLCGNDDFFAHGVHLDDSEIDLLAETGTGVVHCPASNMKLASGMAPVQRLLDAGATVGLGTDGAASNNDLDLFDEMRDAAMLGKLAADDASAVAAPDAVRMATAGGADVLGLDTGRLEPGAAADIAVVDFDAPHLTPGHDLVSHLAYAVRGSDVRHTVCDGDILMRDREVLTLDEEAVVERAAERARALVERAE, from the coding sequence ATGCAGACGCTCGCGATTCGCGGCGGTCGCGTCCTCCGACCGGACATGACCGTCACCGAGGCGGACGTACTCGTCGACCGCGAGGGCGGCGACATCGTGGAGATTGGCCCGGACCTCGACGGCGACGAGACGCTGGACGCCACGGACGGTCTGGTGATGCCCGGTCTGGTGAACGCCCACACCCACGTCGCCATGACGCTCCTCCGGGGCTACGCCGACGACAAACCGCTGGAGACGTGGCTCCGCGAGGACATCTGGCCCGTCGAGGCGGCGCTCGAACCCGCAGACATCGAGGCGGGCGCCGAGCTCGGCATGGTGGAGATGATTCGGTCGGGGACGACGGCCTTCGCGGACATGTACTTCGAAATTGACCGCACGGCGGCGGCCGTCGACCGCGCGGGGACCCGGGCCGTCCTCGGTCACGGCGCCATCTCGGCGGGGAAAGACGACGAGGCGGCCCGCGCCGACATCGAGGAGAGCGTCGCGATGGCGGCACAGGTCGACGGCGCCGCCGACGGCCGGGTGTCGGGCGCGGTGATGCCTCATAGCCTCACGACGGTCACGCCCGAGTTGCTGGAATTCGCCGCCGAGCGAGCCCACGAGAAGGGCGTCCCCGTCCACTACCACGCCAACGAGACGCGGGACGAGGTCGACCCCATCGTGGACGAACGGGACCAGCGACCGCTGGCGTGGGCGCGTGACCTCGGCCTGTGTGGCAACGACGACTTCTTCGCCCACGGCGTCCACCTGGACGACAGCGAAATCGACCTGCTGGCCGAGACGGGGACGGGCGTCGTCCACTGCCCGGCCTCGAACATGAAACTCGCGTCGGGGATGGCCCCGGTCCAGCGATTGCTCGACGCGGGCGCGACGGTCGGTTTGGGCACCGACGGCGCCGCCTCGAACAACGACCTCGACCTCTTCGACGAGATGCGAGACGCGGCGATGCTCGGCAAGCTCGCGGCCGACGACGCGAGCGCCGTCGCAGCGCCCGACGCGGTGCGGATGGCGACGGCCGGCGGCGCCGACGTGTTGGGGCTGGACACCGGGCGTCTCGAACCCGGCGCGGCGGCGGACATTGCGGTGGTCGACTTCGACGCGCCGCACCTGACGCCGGGCCATGACCTGGTGAGCCACCTCGCGTACGCCGTCCGGGGCTCCGACGTTCGCCACACGGTGTGTGACGGCGACATTCTCATGCGGGACCGCGAGGTGCTGACGCTGGACGAGGAAGCCGTGGTGGAGCGCGCGGCCGAGCGGGCGCGAGCGTTGGTCGAGCGGGCGGAGTGA